In the genome of Candidatus Nanopelagicales bacterium, one region contains:
- a CDS encoding ABC transporter substrate-binding protein, with translation MTARARRKGAALLATGIAATMVLAACSSSSDSGSSASASASGGGESSAASVEPGCEDYASYGTFEGAKVTIFTSILPPEQQKYEASWADFEKCTGIDVVYEGSDQFEAQLPTRIAGGNAPDIAFIPQPGLLQQLVNGQQPPVQVSEATQANIEQFWNPGISQYGKVNDVYYGAPLSSNMKSLVWYSPTAFADAGYTVPTTWDEMFALSDKIVADGNKPWCGGIESGGATGWPATDWLEQVVLRQQGGDVYDQWVAHTVLFDSPQITEAMDTVAGWMKNPDYVNGGFGDVKTIATTAFQDAGKPILDGKCYMLQQASFYAAQWPSFKPDVTVAEDGDVFAFYLPQISADVPTPVVFGGEYVAAFSDRPEVQAFQTYLASDTFATLKVEQGGWVSANNGVPLDSYSDPIQKLSAQYLTDPNATLRFDASDLMPAAVGAGAEWKQMTAWFGEDKPTQEVLQAIDAAWPS, from the coding sequence ATGACCGCACGCGCGCGCCGCAAGGGCGCCGCTCTGCTGGCGACCGGCATCGCCGCGACGATGGTGCTGGCCGCCTGTTCGAGCAGCTCGGACAGCGGCTCGAGCGCCTCGGCGAGCGCCTCGGGCGGGGGCGAGTCCTCGGCCGCCTCCGTCGAGCCCGGCTGTGAGGACTACGCCTCGTACGGCACCTTCGAGGGCGCCAAGGTGACGATCTTCACCTCCATCCTCCCGCCGGAGCAGCAGAAGTACGAGGCCTCCTGGGCCGACTTCGAGAAGTGCACCGGCATCGACGTGGTCTACGAGGGCAGCGACCAGTTCGAGGCGCAGCTGCCGACCCGCATCGCGGGTGGCAACGCCCCCGACATCGCGTTCATCCCGCAGCCGGGTCTGCTCCAGCAGCTGGTCAACGGCCAGCAGCCCCCGGTCCAGGTGTCCGAGGCCACCCAGGCCAACATCGAGCAGTTCTGGAACCCGGGCATCAGCCAGTACGGCAAGGTCAACGACGTCTACTACGGCGCTCCGCTGAGCTCCAACATGAAGTCGCTGGTCTGGTACTCCCCGACCGCGTTCGCGGATGCGGGCTACACCGTGCCGACGACCTGGGACGAGATGTTCGCGCTGAGCGACAAGATCGTGGCCGACGGCAACAAGCCGTGGTGCGGCGGTATCGAGTCCGGTGGGGCGACCGGTTGGCCGGCCACCGACTGGCTGGAGCAGGTCGTCCTGCGCCAGCAGGGCGGGGACGTCTACGACCAGTGGGTCGCGCACACCGTGCTGTTCGACTCGCCGCAGATCACCGAGGCCATGGACACGGTCGCGGGCTGGATGAAGAACCCCGACTACGTCAACGGCGGCTTCGGCGACGTCAAGACGATCGCGACGACGGCCTTCCAGGACGCCGGCAAGCCGATCCTCGACGGCAAGTGCTACATGCTGCAGCAGGCGTCCTTCTACGCGGCGCAGTGGCCGTCGTTCAAGCCGGACGTCACGGTGGCCGAGGACGGTGACGTCTTCGCGTTCTACCTGCCGCAGATCAGCGCCGACGTCCCGACCCCGGTCGTGTTCGGCGGCGAGTACGTGGCCGCGTTCTCCGACCGTCCCGAGGTGCAGGCCTTCCAGACCTACCTGGCCAGCGACACCTTCGCGACCCTCAAGGTCGAGCAGGGCGGCTGGGTCTCGGCGAACAACGGCGTGCCGCTGGACTCCTACAGCGACCCGATCCAGAAGCTGTCGGCGCAGTACCTGACCGACCCGAACGCGACCCTGCGGTTCGACGCCTCCGACCTGATGCCCGCCGCCGTCGGCGCCGGTGCTGAGTGGAAGCAGATGACCGCGTGGTTCGGCGAGGACAAGCCGACCCAGGAGGTCCTGCAGGCGATCGACGCGGCCTGGCCGTCCTGA
- a CDS encoding LacI family DNA-binding transcriptional regulator: MGITIRDVAAAAGVSTATVSRALRGLPHVDDETRDRVRRVAQELDYVVTPSASRLASGRTGSVAVVTPFLSRWFFATVLSGVEQVLRGRDLDLLLFAVGDPTEEHRIPPERRLRSRVDGIIVISLPIEEDEAAALLTTGLPTSLIGVQAPRTPSVLIDDVAAGERAVTHLVELGHRRIGVIGGRPMPSAFAPEHDRYEGYRRALAAVGREPDPMLEAFGYFTVAGGEAAMQALLSNPDPPTAVFAMSDEMAFGAIRALTARGLRPGADVSVVGVDGHDLGDVVGLTTVAQPVPDLGRIAAETLLMQMDRRPVDLAGPVALSVPARPRVLPTRLVVRSSTAPPPHP, from the coding sequence ATGGGCATCACCATCCGCGACGTCGCCGCGGCGGCCGGGGTCTCCACGGCCACCGTCTCCCGCGCCCTGCGCGGGCTGCCGCACGTCGACGACGAGACCCGTGACCGGGTGCGCCGGGTGGCCCAGGAGCTCGACTACGTGGTGACGCCGAGCGCCTCGCGGCTGGCTAGCGGGCGCACCGGCAGCGTCGCCGTGGTGACGCCGTTCCTGTCCCGGTGGTTCTTCGCCACCGTCTTGTCCGGGGTGGAGCAGGTCCTGCGCGGCCGCGACCTCGACCTGCTGCTCTTCGCGGTCGGGGACCCGACCGAGGAGCACCGCATCCCGCCCGAGCGTCGGCTGCGCAGCCGCGTCGACGGCATCATCGTGATCTCCCTGCCGATCGAGGAGGACGAGGCGGCCGCCCTGCTCACCACCGGGCTGCCCACGAGCCTGATCGGCGTGCAGGCCCCGCGCACCCCCAGCGTGCTCATCGACGACGTGGCCGCGGGCGAGCGTGCGGTCACGCACCTGGTCGAGCTGGGGCACCGCCGGATCGGCGTCATCGGTGGCCGGCCGATGCCGAGCGCCTTCGCGCCCGAGCACGACCGCTACGAGGGCTACCGGCGGGCGCTGGCCGCCGTGGGCCGCGAGCCGGACCCGATGCTGGAGGCCTTCGGCTACTTCACCGTCGCCGGCGGGGAGGCCGCGATGCAGGCCCTGCTGTCGAACCCCGACCCGCCCACCGCCGTGTTCGCCATGAGCGACGAGATGGCCTTCGGCGCGATCCGCGCGCTCACCGCCCGCGGGCTGCGCCCCGGGGCGGACGTCTCGGTCGTGGGCGTGGACGGTCACGACCTCGGGGACGTCGTGGGCCTGACCACCGTCGCCCAGCCCGTGCCCGACCTCGGCCGGATCGCCGCGGAGACGCTGCTGATGCAGATGGACCGCCGCCCGGTGGACCTGGCGGGGCCGGTGGCGCTGTCGGTACCGGCCCGGCCGCGGGTGCTGCCCACCCGGCTGGTGGTGCGGTCCTCGACCGCCCCGCCACCCCATCCCTGA
- a CDS encoding DUF1918 domain-containing protein, whose amino-acid sequence MKAAVGDHISVKGLHVGDHGRSGEVLEVRGEDGGPPYVVRWEDDGHEGLFFPGPDAVVLHEGAQPG is encoded by the coding sequence GTGAAGGCTGCGGTGGGCGACCACATCAGCGTCAAGGGTCTGCACGTCGGTGACCACGGCCGGTCGGGGGAGGTCCTCGAGGTCCGCGGCGAGGACGGCGGGCCGCCGTACGTCGTGCGCTGGGAGGACGACGGCCACGAGGGCCTGTTCTTCCCCGGGCCCGACGCTGTCGTGCTGCACGAGGGGGCCCAGCCCGGCTGA
- the ugpC gene encoding sn-glycerol-3-phosphate ABC transporter ATP-binding protein UgpC, with the protein MSSEVRFDDVSLVYPGTTRPAVSHLNLDIAQGEFLVLVGPSGCGKSTSLRMLAGLEPVSSGNIYIGEKDVTRIDPKDRDIAMVFQNYALYPHMSVADNMAFALHIQKMPKDEIERRVKEAADLLDLTQYLDRKPKALSGGQRQRVAMGRAIVREPEVFLMDEPLSNLDAKLRVQTRTQIASLQRRLGTTTLYVTHDQVEAMTMGDRIAVLKDGLLQQVGSPSDLYNDPANIFVAGFIGSPAMNIIEMPLVEGGVGLAGRVVPVATEIVSKATADGSKTVMVGFRPEDVRMSGDATGWPVEVDVVESLGADAYVYGGMTLPGGERREVVVRTDGRDAPRKGQMINIEVVRDHAYYFATNSGERLRVS; encoded by the coding sequence ATGTCCAGCGAAGTCCGCTTCGACGACGTCAGCCTGGTCTACCCCGGCACGACGCGTCCGGCCGTCAGCCACCTCAACCTCGACATCGCCCAGGGCGAGTTCCTGGTCCTGGTCGGGCCGTCCGGCTGCGGCAAGTCCACCTCCCTGCGGATGCTCGCGGGCCTGGAGCCGGTCAGCTCCGGCAACATCTACATCGGCGAGAAAGACGTCACGCGGATCGACCCCAAGGACCGCGACATCGCCATGGTGTTCCAGAACTACGCGCTCTACCCGCACATGAGCGTCGCGGACAACATGGCCTTCGCCCTGCACATCCAGAAGATGCCGAAGGACGAGATCGAGCGCCGGGTGAAGGAGGCCGCGGACCTGCTCGACCTGACCCAGTACCTCGACCGCAAGCCCAAGGCGCTGTCCGGCGGCCAGCGCCAGCGCGTGGCGATGGGCCGCGCCATCGTGCGCGAGCCCGAGGTCTTCCTGATGGACGAGCCGCTGTCCAACCTCGACGCGAAGCTGCGGGTGCAGACCCGCACCCAGATCGCGTCGCTGCAGCGCCGGCTCGGGACGACCACCCTGTACGTGACCCACGACCAGGTCGAGGCCATGACGATGGGCGACCGGATCGCGGTGCTCAAGGACGGCCTGCTGCAGCAGGTGGGCTCGCCCAGCGACCTCTACAACGACCCGGCGAACATCTTCGTGGCCGGCTTCATCGGCTCCCCGGCCATGAACATCATCGAGATGCCCCTGGTGGAGGGCGGTGTCGGCCTGGCCGGGCGCGTCGTCCCGGTCGCTACGGAGATCGTCTCGAAGGCCACGGCCGACGGGTCGAAGACCGTCATGGTCGGCTTCCGCCCGGAGGACGTGCGGATGAGCGGGGACGCGACCGGCTGGCCGGTGGAGGTGGACGTGGTCGAGTCCCTCGGGGCTGACGCGTACGTCTACGGCGGCATGACCCTGCCCGGCGGTGAGCGCCGCGAGGTGGTCGTCCGCACCGACGGCCGCGACGCCCCGCGCAAGGGCCAGATGATCAACATCGAGGTGGTCCGCGACCACGCCTACTACTTCGCGACCAACTCGGGGGAGCGGCTGCGCGTCTCCTGA